In one Nostoc sp. KVJ3 genomic region, the following are encoded:
- a CDS encoding glycosyltransferase: MRVFFQGALYFYGKIIAHTTYLLHLRNINSVLQHKYWDNLIVRFPPYWVHLLLNLVWLLIGISLRLANLTAKPPWTDEFSTLVFSLGNTFLSVPLDRAIAPDILLQPLQPNPTASISEVIHNLVTQDTHPPLYFVLAYEWMKLFPSEGGLVSLFAARSLPAIIGAATIPCVYLLGRFAFRSPLVGHLTAAMMAVSPYSIFLAQEARQYSLAALWVTASLTCLGIATRHIQNRTSLPISIALLWVGINALGVATHYFFTLTLCTEAIVLIFLAWHQLQTRSKFSLFFSPPWRRIYAVATGTFVASLIWLPIFLENRNRSDLTDWIRGFRVGLDWFSPIFQALGTLIAMISLLPVESSQPLVVIPSGLVMLTFFIWAVPILLRGIKIQLQHPENRIMIQVFAGIVISAIALFFIFTYFLGIDLTRGARYNFVYFPAIVALLGASLAVCWHPPKELMEKEEEKNGIKSIGRWGINGKKAVILIWLMGFFSAVTVFCNLGYQKYYRPELFVQLIQQISSVPVLIATTHKTYVQTGEMMGVAREFKLSNSPQQPLFILAHQDQDSKTSSIPLENTLNKLPRPFDLWLVNFHAPVAEAVKTCAISDTQSLPAVNGYEYKLYHCQ, translated from the coding sequence ATGAGAGTTTTTTTCCAAGGTGCATTATATTTTTACGGAAAAATTATTGCCCATACTACTTATTTGCTGCATCTGAGAAATATAAACTCTGTCTTACAACACAAGTACTGGGATAATTTGATAGTTCGCTTCCCTCCTTACTGGGTTCACCTCTTATTGAACTTGGTGTGGTTACTCATAGGCATTAGCTTGCGCCTAGCCAACTTGACTGCAAAGCCTCCTTGGACTGATGAGTTTTCCACTTTGGTGTTTAGCCTGGGGAATACTTTTTTATCAGTACCTCTAGATCGAGCGATCGCACCTGATATTCTATTACAACCACTACAACCAAACCCAACGGCTAGTATTAGTGAGGTCATTCATAACTTAGTTACACAAGATACCCATCCTCCACTGTATTTTGTGCTGGCTTATGAGTGGATGAAATTATTTCCAAGCGAAGGCGGATTAGTATCACTGTTTGCGGCGCGATCGCTACCAGCTATAATCGGGGCTGCTACCATTCCCTGTGTTTACCTATTAGGCAGGTTCGCCTTTCGTTCGCCATTAGTAGGGCACTTGACTGCTGCTATGATGGCAGTATCACCCTACAGTATATTTTTAGCACAAGAAGCACGCCAATACAGTTTGGCAGCCTTATGGGTAACTGCTTCCCTTACCTGTTTAGGAATTGCCACACGTCATATTCAAAACCGCACATCTTTACCCATCTCCATAGCACTTCTCTGGGTAGGAATTAATGCTTTAGGTGTGGCGACTCATTACTTCTTCACCCTCACCCTCTGCACAGAAGCTATCGTTTTAATTTTTCTTGCTTGGCATCAATTGCAGACTCGCAGTAAATTTTCTCTTTTCTTCTCTCCTCCCTGGCGGCGCATCTATGCCGTAGCCACAGGTACTTTTGTCGCAAGTTTAATTTGGCTACCGATCTTTTTAGAGAATAGAAATCGGAGTGATTTAACCGACTGGATTCGAGGTTTTCGCGTTGGGCTAGATTGGTTCAGCCCTATATTTCAAGCTTTAGGAACATTGATTGCCATGATTTCGCTGTTACCAGTTGAATCTTCACAGCCATTGGTTGTGATTCCTTCTGGATTGGTGATGCTAACTTTCTTTATTTGGGCAGTACCAATTTTGCTACGGGGAATCAAGATTCAACTACAGCACCCAGAAAACCGGATTATGATTCAGGTATTTGCTGGAATAGTTATCAGTGCGATCGCTTTATTCTTTATTTTTACCTACTTTTTAGGTATCGATCTAACTAGAGGTGCGAGATATAACTTTGTTTACTTTCCTGCGATCGTTGCTTTACTAGGGGCAAGTCTGGCAGTTTGTTGGCATCCTCCTAAAGAATTGATGGAAAAAGAGGAAGAGAAAAATGGCATAAAAAGTATAGGCAGATGGGGAATAAATGGGAAAAAAGCCGTGATTTTAATTTGGTTAATGGGATTTTTTAGTGCAGTTACAGTATTCTGCAATCTCGGCTATCAAAAATATTATCGCCCAGAGCTTTTTGTGCAACTAATTCAACAAATATCTTCAGTGCCAGTACTGATTGCCACTACTCACAAAACTTATGTACAGACTGGCGAAATGATGGGGGTAGCTAGGGAGTTTAAACTTAGTAATTCACCCCAACAACCTCTGTTTATCCTTGCCCATCAAGACCAAGACTCTAAGACTTCGAGCATTCCTCTGGAAAATACTTTAAACAAGTTACCACGACCGTTTGACTTGTGGTTAGTAAATTTTCATGCCCCTGTAGCAGAAGCCGTCAAAACATGCGCGATCTCTGATACTCAATCTTTGCCAGCCGTAAACGGTTACGAATATAAACTTTATCATTGTCAATAA
- a CDS encoding mannose-1-phosphate guanyltransferase, whose protein sequence is MRAVLMAGGSGTRLRPLTCDLPKPMVPILNRPIAEHIINLLKRHQITEVIATLHYLPDVLRDYFQDGSDFGVQMTYAVEEDQPLGTAGCVKNIAELLDETFLVISGDSITDFDLTAAIAFHKQNKSKATLILTRVPNPIEFGVVITDEEARIRRFLEKPSSSEIFSDTVNTGTYILEPEILEYLPANIECDFSKDLFPLLLAKDEPMYGYIAQGYWCDVGHLDAYREAQYDALDRKVNLDFAYKEVSHELWVGQNTYIDQTAVIETPAVIGDNCRIGARVQIEAGTVIGDNVTIGADANLKRPIVWNGAFIGDEAHLSACVISRGARVDRRAHVLEAAVVGSLSTVGEEAQISPGVRVWPSKKIESGAVLNINLIWGNTAQRNLFGQRGVQGLANIDITPEFAVKLGSAYGSTLKPGSKVTVSRDQRNISRMVTRSLIAGLMSVGIDIQNLDATAIPIARTVIPTMSVAGGIHVRVHPDRPDYILIEFMDVKGINISKALEKKIEGAYFKEDMRRALIHEIGDVSYPSQVMDRYCTAFEKLLHVHTLRNSRAKVVIDYVYAVSGAVLPQMLDKFGADAVVLNASVNKTAMSVADREGLLTQLGHVVEALKANFGVQVSANGEQLILVDESGYAIRGETLTALMVDMILTANPRGTVVVPVHASSAIEQVARRHDGRVIRTKANPTALMEACQKNPNVVLGGSGETGFIFPQLHPGFDSMFCIAKIIEMLTIQERSLAAARSELPRVIHKTYTVRCPWTAKGALMRYLVETHPAQNLELIDGVKICQPYDDSWLLVLPDASEPLVHLYANSNDREWVDETVRNYRSRVQSFVERQQEYQPTEA, encoded by the coding sequence ATGCGTGCAGTACTGATGGCAGGGGGTTCGGGAACACGGCTTCGCCCATTAACTTGCGATTTGCCCAAACCGATGGTGCCGATCCTAAATAGACCAATTGCCGAACATATTATCAATCTCCTCAAAAGACATCAAATAACAGAAGTTATTGCGACATTGCATTATTTACCTGATGTCTTGCGAGACTATTTTCAAGATGGCAGCGATTTTGGTGTTCAGATGACTTATGCTGTTGAAGAAGATCAGCCTTTAGGTACAGCAGGTTGTGTAAAAAACATTGCCGAACTTCTGGATGAAACTTTTTTAGTGATTAGCGGTGATAGCATAACAGATTTTGACCTCACAGCAGCGATCGCATTTCACAAACAAAATAAGTCAAAAGCTACTTTAATTTTGACCAGAGTTCCCAATCCCATTGAGTTTGGGGTGGTGATTACTGATGAGGAAGCACGAATTCGGCGATTTTTAGAAAAACCCTCTAGTAGTGAAATTTTTTCCGATACCGTCAACACTGGTACTTACATTCTCGAACCAGAAATTTTAGAATACCTGCCAGCAAACATTGAATGCGACTTTTCCAAAGACTTATTCCCCCTACTACTAGCAAAAGATGAGCCAATGTATGGTTACATCGCTCAAGGTTATTGGTGTGATGTTGGTCACTTAGATGCATATCGTGAGGCTCAGTATGATGCCTTAGACCGGAAGGTAAATCTTGATTTTGCCTACAAAGAAGTTTCTCATGAATTATGGGTAGGTCAAAATACTTATATCGATCAGACGGCTGTGATTGAAACCCCAGCAGTGATTGGGGACAATTGCCGGATTGGGGCAAGAGTGCAGATTGAAGCCGGAACCGTAATTGGCGATAATGTCACTATTGGCGCTGATGCCAATCTCAAACGTCCCATAGTGTGGAATGGGGCATTTATTGGCGATGAAGCACATCTTTCTGCCTGTGTAATTTCCCGTGGCGCTCGTGTAGACCGTCGTGCCCATGTATTAGAAGCTGCTGTTGTCGGTTCCCTTTCCACTGTGGGCGAAGAAGCCCAAATTAGCCCAGGTGTGCGTGTTTGGCCGAGTAAAAAGATTGAATCAGGGGCAGTTTTAAACATTAACTTGATTTGGGGGAACACCGCCCAACGAAATTTATTTGGGCAACGTGGTGTGCAAGGATTAGCCAATATCGACATCACCCCAGAATTCGCCGTGAAATTGGGATCTGCTTACGGTTCTACCTTAAAACCTGGTTCTAAAGTAACGGTTTCCCGCGACCAACGGAATATCTCTCGGATGGTGACGCGATCGCTCATTGCTGGTTTAATGTCAGTAGGTATTGATATTCAAAACCTCGATGCTACGGCTATCCCCATTGCCCGCACGGTTATACCCACAATGTCGGTAGCTGGTGGTATCCATGTGCGAGTCCACCCCGATCGCCCTGACTACATTCTGATTGAATTCATGGATGTCAAAGGCATTAATATCTCCAAAGCCCTAGAAAAGAAAATTGAAGGCGCTTACTTTAAAGAAGATATGCGGCGGGCGCTAATTCATGAAATTGGCGATGTGTCTTACCCTAGCCAAGTAATGGATCGCTACTGCACTGCCTTTGAGAAACTTTTGCACGTTCATACACTCCGCAACAGTCGGGCAAAAGTAGTAATCGACTATGTTTATGCCGTATCAGGGGCAGTTTTACCCCAAATGTTGGATAAATTTGGTGCTGATGCAGTAGTGTTGAATGCCAGTGTCAATAAAACAGCTATGTCCGTAGCTGACCGCGAAGGATTGTTGACTCAGTTAGGTCATGTAGTGGAGGCATTGAAAGCTAACTTTGGTGTGCAAGTCTCCGCTAATGGAGAACAGCTGATTTTAGTTGATGAATCAGGCTACGCAATTCGTGGGGAAACCTTAACAGCACTGATGGTAGACATGATTCTGACGGCTAACCCCAGAGGAACAGTAGTAGTTCCAGTTCATGCTTCTAGTGCTATTGAACAAGTCGCCCGTCGTCATGATGGCAGGGTGATTCGCACCAAAGCTAACCCTACAGCTTTAATGGAGGCTTGTCAAAAAAATCCAAATGTGGTATTGGGAGGTAGTGGAGAGACTGGTTTTATTTTCCCGCAACTGCATCCGGGATTTGATTCCATGTTCTGTATAGCGAAGATCATTGAGATGTTGACTATACAGGAGCGATCGCTTGCTGCTGCGCGATCGGAATTGCCCCGTGTAATTCATAAAACTTATACAGTCCGTTGCCCGTGGACAGCCAAGGGTGCTTTGATGCGTTACTTAGTGGAAACTCACCCAGCCCAAAACTTAGAACTCATTGATGGGGTGAAAATCTGTCAACCCTATGATGACAGTTGGCTGTTAGTTTTACCAGATGCTAGCGAACCATTAGTACATTTGTATGCAAACAGCAACGATCGCGAATGGGTAGATGAGACTGTGAGAAACTACCGCAGCCGCGTTCAATCTTTTGTCGAAAGACAACAAGAATATCAACCTACCGAAGCGTAA
- a CDS encoding macro domain-containing protein — protein sequence MVGDILESTTQCLVNTVNCEGYMGKGIAYQFKLRFPENNKEYVKACRNKSLKIGTLHYFWEGEKLILNFPTKDKWREKSKIEYIHLGLTELVKLIPSLNIKSIAIPPLGCGNGGLSWTDIKPIIIEYLTPISYSLEILIYEPSQYYAAKSTVAPKLNTSHLVLMNFKSRLYKFNKLRLQKTGYFMNLFLGREYFKFSKNNYGPYTYAIDILSKDIKQFQEFYNVTTEEALTLAKTILISESVEQKLKSLSKAIDEATIFVNEIVDDNDLELLSTICYLLESEESKLENITIQIKEWSSRKADKFTEKHILEALRFLQEKRIIQINLLGLYSLIR from the coding sequence ATGGTTGGAGATATTTTAGAATCTACTACACAATGCCTAGTTAACACAGTTAACTGTGAAGGATATATGGGCAAAGGAATTGCTTATCAATTTAAATTAAGATTTCCAGAGAATAACAAAGAATATGTTAAAGCTTGTAGAAATAAATCCCTCAAGATAGGAACCTTACACTACTTTTGGGAAGGGGAAAAGTTAATCCTAAACTTCCCGACTAAGGATAAGTGGAGAGAAAAGTCTAAAATTGAATATATTCATCTAGGTCTCACAGAGTTAGTTAAATTGATTCCCTCATTAAATATAAAATCTATAGCTATTCCACCATTAGGCTGTGGCAATGGTGGATTGAGTTGGACTGACATTAAACCAATTATAATTGAGTATTTAACTCCTATTTCATATTCATTAGAAATATTAATTTATGAACCTTCTCAATACTATGCAGCAAAGAGTACAGTAGCTCCAAAGCTAAATACTTCGCATTTGGTATTGATGAATTTTAAGTCAAGACTATATAAATTTAATAAATTAAGATTACAAAAAACAGGCTACTTTATGAATTTATTCTTGGGTAGAGAGTACTTTAAGTTTTCCAAGAATAACTACGGGCCATATACTTATGCCATTGATATTTTATCCAAAGATATTAAACAATTTCAAGAGTTTTATAATGTCACTACTGAGGAAGCATTGACTTTAGCAAAAACAATACTAATTAGTGAATCTGTAGAGCAGAAACTTAAAAGTCTTAGTAAGGCTATTGATGAAGCTACTATTTTTGTGAATGAAATAGTTGATGATAACGATCTAGAACTACTTTCAACTATTTGCTATTTGTTAGAATCAGAAGAGTCAAAATTAGAGAATATTACTATTCAAATAAAAGAATGGTCTTCACGAAAAGCTGATAAGTTTACTGAGAAACATATTTTAGAAGCACTCCGCTTTTTGCAAGAAAAACGTATTATTCAAATAAATTTATTAGGTTTATATAGTCTCATAAGATAG
- a CDS encoding DUF4433 domain-containing protein, producing MSIKNQKLLYHLTSLDNFESILTYGLLARNDIRYFDDVAESDIINFRKDKNLTQYVPFHFFARNPFDGRVQKNFPEKQFIYICVSREFAKENNFLIIPKHPKTIKNLITYNYLEGYEMIEWELMDKRDYLDDNCRHVCMAECLSPSKISHNHFSNVFVKSQEIQTIINQICLDILRNSPNFYINVNAHMFTD from the coding sequence ATGTCTATTAAAAATCAGAAGCTTTTATATCACCTGACTTCTTTGGATAATTTTGAATCTATCCTGACTTATGGTTTACTGGCGCGTAATGACATTAGATACTTTGATGATGTAGCTGAGTCAGACATCATTAATTTTAGGAAAGACAAGAATTTAACTCAGTATGTTCCATTTCACTTTTTTGCAAGAAATCCCTTCGATGGAAGAGTGCAGAAAAATTTTCCTGAAAAACAATTTATTTATATCTGTGTTTCCAGAGAATTTGCGAAAGAAAACAATTTTTTAATAATTCCTAAACATCCTAAAACAATAAAAAATTTAATCACATATAACTATTTAGAAGGCTATGAAATGATAGAATGGGAGCTAATGGATAAGAGAGATTATTTAGATGATAATTGTAGACATGTCTGTATGGCAGAGTGTCTTTCACCAAGTAAAATTAGTCACAATCACTTTAGTAACGTCTTTGTTAAAAGTCAGGAAATACAAACTATTATTAATCAGATATGTTTAGATATTTTGAGAAATTCACCTAATTTTTATATCAATGTTAATGCTCATATGTTTACTGATTGA
- a CDS encoding glycosyltransferase family 4 protein translates to MRIFFLDQSGKPGGAELCLIDIAKPYCDGALVGLFADGPFKNLLQQNHIPVEVLATQAIEVRKESSLVQGLRSLGQLAPLITKIIKKAREYDLIYANTQKALVVGAIASFFSRRPLVYHLHDILSKEHFSQTNLRIAINLANRCASLVIANSQASKAAFIQAGGRTDIIEVVYNGFDPKNYQTDESDINKLQEELGLKGKFVVGHFSRLAPWKGQHILIDALAKCPQEVTVILVGDALFGEQDYVKKLHQKVADLELQNRVKFLGFRSDIPQLMAACDLVAHTSTSPEPFGRVIVEAMLCGKPVVAAKAGGVMELVEHGLNGFLVTPGEPEELAQVIITCLQETEITATIANNARTTANGRFDVAIINQQIAQLLSSKFDNSIL, encoded by the coding sequence ATGAGAATTTTTTTTCTAGATCAAAGTGGTAAACCAGGCGGTGCTGAATTATGTTTAATAGACATTGCTAAACCATACTGCGACGGTGCTTTAGTAGGTTTATTCGCAGATGGGCCATTTAAAAATTTACTACAACAAAATCACATCCCGGTAGAAGTTCTCGCAACTCAAGCAATCGAAGTTCGGAAAGAAAGCAGTTTGGTGCAAGGATTAAGGAGTTTGGGACAACTTGCACCTTTGATTACTAAGATAATTAAAAAAGCGCGTGAATACGATTTAATCTATGCCAACACCCAAAAAGCATTAGTTGTAGGAGCAATAGCAAGTTTTTTTAGTCGTCGTCCTCTGGTTTATCATTTACATGATATTCTTTCCAAAGAACATTTTAGCCAAACTAATCTTCGTATTGCTATTAACTTAGCTAATCGTTGTGCCTCATTGGTAATTGCTAATTCTCAAGCTAGTAAAGCAGCCTTTATACAAGCAGGAGGACGGACAGATATCATCGAAGTTGTCTACAACGGCTTCGATCCAAAGAATTATCAAACTGATGAGTCTGATATTAATAAATTGCAGGAAGAGTTAGGGTTAAAAGGTAAATTTGTAGTCGGACACTTTAGCCGTCTTGCACCTTGGAAAGGGCAGCATATTTTAATTGATGCCCTTGCAAAATGTCCGCAAGAAGTGACAGTAATTTTAGTGGGTGATGCACTGTTTGGCGAACAAGATTATGTCAAAAAATTACACCAAAAAGTTGCTGATTTGGAATTACAAAACCGCGTCAAATTTCTAGGATTTCGTTCAGATATTCCCCAGTTAATGGCAGCTTGTGACTTGGTGGCACATACCTCTACTTCCCCGGAACCCTTTGGTAGAGTAATTGTAGAAGCAATGCTATGTGGAAAACCTGTAGTTGCAGCAAAAGCTGGGGGTGTAATGGAATTAGTAGAACACGGGCTTAATGGTTTTCTAGTGACACCAGGAGAACCCGAAGAACTTGCACAAGTAATTATCACCTGTCTTCAGGAGACTGAAATAACTGCAACTATAGCCAATAATGCCAGGACTACTGCTAATGGGCGCTTTGATGTTGCAATTATTAATCAACAAATTGCTCAACTCTTATCAAGCAAGTTTGATAACAGTATATTATAA
- a CDS encoding glycosyltransferase family 4 protein, whose protein sequence is MKNKSENFSSSSASILTLGLGWFPKSPGGLERYIYELTHKLAANKDQVELCGVGLPEDETDIPIKLTNLASADSAIWQRLWSIRSNFQKTRTSKPDAINLHFALYSFPILDILPKGVPVTFNFHGPWASESQQEVVNKNLSLLIKHQLIEKNTYNRSDRFIVLSKAFGKILHDKYQVPWNKINVIPGGVDINWFQPNLSPQEACKQLGWPNNRRIIFTSRRLVHRTGVDKLLQALAIIKPRIPDVWLAIAGRGHIQAALQQQATELGLDDNVKFLGFLPDEQLPIAYQAAELTIMPSQSFEGFGLVIVESLACGTPVLCTPVGGMPEILSEFSPDLITTSTEVSAIAEKLEQALLGNIPIPSREACRHYATTHYDWNQIAQQVRNILLN, encoded by the coding sequence GTGAAAAACAAATCAGAAAATTTTTCTTCATCATCTGCATCTATTCTCACATTAGGATTAGGCTGGTTTCCCAAAAGTCCTGGAGGATTAGAAAGGTATATTTATGAATTAACTCATAAATTAGCAGCCAATAAAGACCAGGTTGAATTGTGTGGAGTTGGTCTACCAGAGGATGAGACAGATATTCCGATTAAATTGACTAATTTAGCTTCTGCTGATAGTGCTATTTGGCAAAGATTATGGTCAATTCGTAGCAATTTTCAGAAAACTAGAACAAGCAAACCAGATGCTATTAATTTGCACTTTGCATTATACAGCTTTCCTATTTTAGATATTTTACCAAAGGGAGTACCAGTTACTTTTAACTTTCATGGCCCTTGGGCTTCTGAGAGTCAGCAAGAGGTAGTTAATAAAAACCTCAGTCTTTTGATTAAGCATCAGCTAATAGAAAAAAATACTTATAATCGCAGCGATCGCTTCATTGTTTTGAGCAAAGCATTTGGTAAAATATTACATGACAAATATCAAGTACCGTGGAATAAAATTAATGTTATTCCTGGTGGAGTTGATATTAACTGGTTTCAACCAAATTTATCACCGCAAGAGGCTTGTAAACAGCTAGGCTGGCCAAATAATCGCCGGATAATATTTACATCCCGCCGTTTAGTGCATCGAACTGGAGTTGACAAGTTATTGCAAGCGCTGGCTATAATTAAGCCTAGAATACCAGATGTTTGGCTAGCGATCGCAGGTCGTGGTCATATCCAAGCTGCACTCCAACAACAGGCTACAGAATTAGGATTAGATGACAACGTTAAATTTTTAGGTTTTCTCCCTGATGAACAATTACCTATAGCTTATCAAGCTGCGGAATTGACTATTATGCCTAGTCAATCTTTTGAAGGATTCGGATTAGTAATAGTCGAATCTCTAGCCTGTGGTACTCCCGTCTTATGTACTCCAGTTGGGGGAATGCCAGAAATTTTATCAGAATTTTCACCCGATTTAATTACTACTTCTACAGAAGTTTCAGCTATTGCTGAAAAATTAGAACAAGCACTATTGGGAAATATCCCCATACCTTCACGAGAAGCCTGTCGTCATTACGCTACTACCCACTACGACTGGAATCAAATTGCCCAGCAAGTGCGGAACATTTTATTAAATTAA
- a CDS encoding phosphoribosyltransferase has translation MPDLYVSWSDYHQKIEQLAIQIYQSGWEFNQIVCLARGGLRVGDILSRIYQQPLAILATSSYYGGALKQERNNLIFSRHLTMTAERLGSRILLVDDLVDSGITLQQTIPWLKQNSDSSIEEIRTAVLWYKACSVIAPNYYVDYLADNPWIHQPFEHYEQINPAELAGKINKVKRRD, from the coding sequence ATGCCAGACCTTTATGTTTCTTGGTCAGATTATCACCAAAAAATTGAACAACTGGCTATCCAGATTTATCAATCCGGTTGGGAATTCAACCAGATTGTCTGTCTTGCTAGAGGAGGACTACGAGTTGGAGATATTCTCTCCCGTATATACCAGCAACCACTGGCAATTTTAGCAACCTCATCTTATTATGGTGGCGCGCTTAAGCAAGAAAGAAATAATTTAATTTTCTCCCGCCACTTGACAATGACTGCTGAAAGGTTAGGTTCGCGCATTCTCCTAGTAGATGACTTAGTAGACTCTGGGATCACACTCCAACAGACTATACCTTGGCTCAAGCAAAATAGTGATTCTTCTATTGAAGAAATTCGCACCGCTGTTCTTTGGTATAAAGCCTGTTCAGTTATAGCACCTAATTATTATGTCGATTACTTGGCTGACAACCCCTGGATTCACCAACCTTTTGAACACTACGAGCAGATAAACCCCGCAGAATTGGCGGGTAAGATAAATAAAGTTAAAAGACGCGATTAA
- a CDS encoding MFS transporter: protein MNDSATDGDAQRDPLSEKLNFKTKLAYGAGDLGPAITANISVFYLLFFFTNIAGIPAGLAGSILMISKIWDGVNDPLIGFLSDKTKSRRWGRRLPWMFYGAIPFGIFFFLQWIVPQFSANHSDNIWPLFWYYVVIGVISQSFYTVVNLPYTAMTPELTQDYDERTSLNSFRFTFSIGGSILSLILMGIVFSQIADPQQQVIVLAAICTVISIVGLYWCVFGVRDRIMAFETKRIQTEEPASLPFLEQLKIVFSNRPFLFVIGIYLFSWLGVQITASIIPYFVVNCMGLKKSDVPTILIAVQGTALLMLFVWGALSQKLGKKVVYFLGMSLWIIAAAGLFFLQPGQIVLMYVMAVMAGFGVSTAYLIPWSMIPDVIELDELQTGQRREGIFYGFMVLLQKFGLAFGLFLVGNALQVAGFQASVAGSPSPIQPASALFAIRVAVGPIPTVCLILGLILTYFYPITREMHAEIMLKLKERQENKGR from the coding sequence ATGAACGATTCTGCTACTGATGGTGATGCCCAACGAGATCCTCTCAGTGAAAAACTCAATTTTAAAACAAAGCTGGCTTACGGTGCAGGAGATTTAGGCCCAGCAATCACTGCAAATATCTCCGTCTTTTATCTGCTGTTTTTCTTTACCAATATCGCTGGTATCCCTGCGGGTTTAGCTGGCAGCATTTTGATGATTAGCAAAATCTGGGATGGTGTAAACGATCCGCTTATTGGGTTCCTGAGTGATAAAACGAAATCTCGTCGCTGGGGTCGTCGTCTTCCTTGGATGTTTTATGGAGCAATCCCCTTTGGAATTTTCTTTTTCTTGCAGTGGATTGTACCGCAATTTAGTGCAAATCATAGTGATAATATTTGGCCGTTATTCTGGTATTACGTAGTTATTGGGGTGATATCTCAGTCTTTTTACACGGTTGTAAATTTGCCTTATACGGCGATGACTCCAGAACTAACTCAAGATTACGACGAACGCACCAGCCTTAACAGCTTTCGCTTTACATTTTCCATTGGTGGTAGCATTCTGTCATTGATTTTAATGGGAATTGTTTTTTCCCAAATTGCCGATCCCCAACAACAAGTTATCGTTTTAGCAGCAATTTGTACGGTAATTTCGATTGTAGGATTATATTGGTGCGTTTTTGGAGTCCGCGATCGCATCATGGCTTTTGAGACCAAACGCATCCAAACTGAGGAACCTGCATCTCTACCCTTCTTGGAACAGCTAAAAATTGTCTTCAGCAACCGACCTTTTCTATTTGTTATTGGTATATATCTTTTTTCTTGGCTAGGTGTGCAAATTACAGCCAGTATTATTCCCTATTTTGTAGTAAATTGTATGGGTCTCAAAAAATCAGATGTCCCGACAATACTGATTGCAGTGCAAGGAACTGCTCTACTAATGCTATTTGTCTGGGGGGCGCTGAGTCAAAAACTTGGGAAAAAAGTTGTTTATTTTCTGGGAATGAGTTTATGGATTATAGCCGCCGCCGGACTATTTTTCTTACAGCCCGGTCAAATAGTTTTGATGTATGTGATGGCTGTCATGGCAGGTTTTGGCGTATCCACAGCTTATCTAATTCCCTGGTCGATGATTCCAGATGTGATTGAATTAGATGAACTCCAAACCGGACAACGCAGAGAAGGCATTTTTTATGGCTTCATGGTTTTGCTGCAAAAATTTGGTTTAGCTTTCGGACTGTTTTTGGTGGGAAATGCTTTGCAAGTAGCCGGTTTTCAAGCATCTGTAGCCGGAAGTCCATCACCCATCCAACCGGCATCGGCACTGTTTGCGATTCGCGTTGCCGTCGGCCCCATACCTACAGTTTGTTTGATTCTGGGCTTGATTTTAACGTATTTTTACCCAATTACCCGCGAGATGCATGCTGAAATTATGCTGAAACTCAAGGAACGGCAAGAGAATAAGGGAAGATAA